The nucleotide window AGCTGGCTGTCCGAGCACCTCGCCGCGGCCATCTGCGGCACGTCGCTGCTCACCATCCAGGGCACCGCGGGGACGACCGAGGAGCAGATCAAGTACTCGTGGAACATCGCGCAACTGATCGCGCACGGGTACAGCCCGCAGAACATGGTTCCGTCGCCCGCCGTGATCGCGATGCGGGCCGGGGCGCTCTTCCGCTTCGAGGAGCTGAGCCGCGTCGTGCCGGACGTTCAGGACGCGCTCGTGTCGATGCTGTCGGACAAGGCGGTCGCGGTCCCCGAGCTGCCCGACAACGCGATGGTGTTCGCGAAGCCGGGGTTCAACATCATCGCCACGGCCAACACCCGCGACCAGGGCGTGAACGAGCTCTCGGCCGCGCTGAAGCGCCGGTTCAACTACGTCCACATCCCGATCGTGGGCGACCAGAAGACCGAGGTGAAGATCGTTCAGCAGCGGTCGGCGGAGCTGCTGGAGCGGTACAACCTGCCGGCGAAGCTCAGCCCGCCGGTGATCGAGCTGCTGGCGACGGTGTTCCGCGAGATCCGCAACGGCAAGAGCAGCGACGGGGTGAGCATCAAGAAGCCGAGCACCACCCTCTCCACCGCCGAGGCGATCGGGGTGGCGCTGGACGCGGCGCTGCACGCCCGGTTCTTCGGTGCCGGCGAGGTGGGGCCGGCGGACATCGCCCGCAACATGATCGGCGCGGTGGTGAAGGAGGACCAGGATGACAAGAACGCGCTGAAGGAGTACGCGACCGTGGTCGCGAAGAAGCGCGGCGCGAAAGAGAAAGCCTGGAAGGAGTTCCACGACGCGCTCGTGGAGCAGTTGTAGGAGGGGAAGACAGTTTTACAGCCCACTGTCGTCGGGCAGGTCCGCGTGTTGGAACTCGAGGGGCAGTTGTGGGCAGGAAGGCAGTTTTTGACAGGATCAACAGGATTGACAAGATAA belongs to Gemmata obscuriglobus and includes:
- a CDS encoding ATP-binding protein, producing the protein MAKKPVPAAPTPALATAAGPAPTVTPDTVLREPAERRYADQLEALRQNDADTPPANWKLSPRAVLAYIVGTPKPLKATINGKAVEVPITRKFFGDDGIVERSIVTLASERALLLVGEPGTGKSWLSEHLAAAICGTSLLTIQGTAGTTEEQIKYSWNIAQLIAHGYSPQNMVPSPAVIAMRAGALFRFEELSRVVPDVQDALVSMLSDKAVAVPELPDNAMVFAKPGFNIIATANTRDQGVNELSAALKRRFNYVHIPIVGDQKTEVKIVQQRSAELLERYNLPAKLSPPVIELLATVFREIRNGKSSDGVSIKKPSTTLSTAEAIGVALDAALHARFFGAGEVGPADIARNMIGAVVKEDQDDKNALKEYATVVAKKRGAKEKAWKEFHDALVEQL